caactactattattatcttaTACAGTTGAGGATTAAAAGACATaatggttgtggtggtggtgatggtaatgatgatagtCACCTTATTTGCACTCACCTATGTAGACAAACATTGTCTTTATCCTTTAATCAAACATTCCCCGggtttaacatttatttttctcatttcaatccaagtcttcccagaatcttctcacGGATTTGCCGTGTCTTCACACAGTACACAATAGGGTTCATTAAAGGAGGAACCATCAGAAAGACATCCGCAATGATGATCATTGTCAAGGGAGACTTATGCTTGGCAAAACGATGCATAGCAGCCAGGACGATGATGGGGACATAGAAGATTAGTACAGCACATATGTGGGAAATGCAGGTGTTCAGGGCCTTGAGACGCTCTCCATGGGATGCAATGCCCATTACTGTTTTTAAGATCAATATGTATGAAATCACAATAAACACCAAGTCAGACATCATGCAGAGGGCAACAAAAAAGCCATAGATAAAGTTGATCCTGTTGTCAGAGCATGCCAGTTTCATGACATCCTGGTGCAGACAGTAGGAATGAGAGAGAAGTCTCTTCTTACAGTATATCAGCCTCTTTAGAATGAAAGGGAGGGGAAGTACTAAGAGGATACTCTTAATAGCAAGCACTAGTCCTAATTGTGTAACTCTAGCACTAGTAAGGATGGAGCTGTATCTTAGGGGATTGCGGATTGCTAGAAAATGATCAAAAGACATGATCAGCAGCACGGAGGATTCCATATCAGTGAAGCCATGAATAAAGAACTCCTGAGTAAAACAGGCATTGGGGGAGATTCCAGGGGAATTGAACAAAAAGATCCTTAGCATAGTAGGTAAAGAAGAGAAGGACAGGCCCATGTCAGAAATGGCCAGCATTGATAGGAAATAGTACATGGGCTCATGAAGTGAAGGTTCTGTCTTGATGATGAAAAGAATAGTGCAGTTTCCAAGGGCAGCAGTGATGTACATGAGACATATAGGGATAGATATCCAGATATGCATATGCTCCAGTCCTGGGATTCCAATGAGAAGGAAAGTAGAGACTATGCCTTCAGAGATATTCAAATTTGACATGATGGCAAGATATACTTCTGAATCTGAAATGATATTCATATAAATAGTcatttgctttaatttctttttgggatattttcaTGTCAAAGGTGTTAGtaaaatatttgcttttattgggaaatacacacacaaatgtaagTTAAATAATGAgttaaggaagagagaaatttgTTAAGGAATATTTATATAGATGTATAGTCATTAAAGaatgtatgtgagtgtatatacgtgtgtgtatgtatgtatgtatatgtgtatgtatgtgtatatgtatatgtatatgtgcctgtattgggcagctaggtggcatagtgactAGATTGcaagtcctggaatcaggagattcatcttcctgagtgcaaatatggcctcagatacttactagctttgttaccctggacaagtctcttaaccctgtttgccccagttccctcatgggtaaaatgaactggagaaggaaacggcaaaccacttcagcatctttgcaaagaaaaccccataaagttggaaacagctgaaatgactgtgtgtgtgtgtatgtgtgtgtgtgtatgtgtgagtgtgtgtgtgtgttttcttatttgaaaaaGGATAGGGATAGGTAACTTGGCCTGTGACCCTTTTGGTATGAGGAATTTCATTGTAAAGAAATTCACTCTTCCAACAAAGGTCAACATCTTCCATGAAACTTCCATTCTTAAAGAGTTGCATAGAACATTGTTAGGCCAAGTGATTTCCCTGGTCCCATAGACACTAGTCCCATAGAGACTATAATtgaatacaaatcttcccagcttcaagaccagctctctatacATGATGTCAATAATATCaagcaaataaaaatagatcCCTGCAgcccacatattgacttagaaaaccataaattaacattatctcttttattgtgcttttatttatttttgttaagctTTTCaacttttcccaattacacgtTAATCTGGGTACTATACAaccaagtttgacacctctgtatTACAAGCACTAAGCTTCCCATGGGAAGTAGGatgatatgtttaatatgaataaatatttgggagtttctCATTAGACACTGAGCTTCTATCAGTACTCATGTTCCCTTTTCCTTGCTTGATTGCAGCTTATTGATAAAGAGGTGATGGGGTCGTGGAGGGAGTCACCCTTACAAAGAAGACCAAGTGAGGAGTGAGCTTTCAGTGTATTAAACTTGGGTGATATTCCAAGAACTTTTCAGTCTCTTTcaaaaagaagaattatgaaataTCAGTTCTTCACACCATTTTTATTCAAAtgactttttctttaatttctagaAACTTCCAAACAAACttgccaaacaaacaaacaaaataggattttaattctttctcttaACAACcacatgactttgagcaaattatATTACTTCTAATACcagagttttgtgtgtgtgtgtgtgtgtgtgtgtgtgtttgtgtgtgtgttgatagACAGATGGCTACATAGATAGACAGCAATAGTCACCCAGTCTTTCTCTCAGGGTAGAGAGAAAAAGTACTTTGGAAAGTATAAAGCATTAAGTATTTATGtgctattaattttattttcatggtGTCATGAATAGTAAATAACAATGATAGTGCCTTGAGACTCCTCAAAGGATTGAGAGAGCCTCTGACTATTCTCCAATGTGTGGGGATAACTAAGATAGAGGAGTGGGAGAGTATTGGGTTGAAAGTGAGAGAGCCTGGGTTGAAAGGTATTGATCTCATTAATATCTGTGTCGCTATTTAAAGGTCACTAACACTATCTATTCTAGCTCCTACTGTGAGAAATTGATAGAGCTTCTTTGGTTTTAAACACCCTACTGTTAATACTTCCAGTTTAAGGAATTCTTCTAATTCACATGCCATTTGCGGAGCCAAAATGATACACAGAGTTTCAGCTTATGAATGATCATTCTGTTCTGGATAAGATTTCCATCTCCATTTACTTCCTCAGCCTTTCTCAAATACTTTATTCTTTAAGTATCTCTTCCTACAAGGGAATGTTCTTTAACAATCCTTTCATGGTCATTTAACTAAAGGGGGGAGTTCTGCTTTCAAGAGTGACACAATAGTGTCCATTAATAataagaaaggacctcagtactCTCACAGGGAGATTTGACATAGAATTCACTTTCATGATGATCCCAGGAGAAAAATATGAGTGGAAGCATAGTAGTAATAACGAAGTACTATGCTCTACTGAAGAAAAAGGGATGGCGATGTGACCATTttcttaggggaggagggatGTTAGCAGTAGGTTTTCCACCTAAAttgaaatgaaaagcaaaagaccACTTCATAAAAGACTATttagatactaaataaatgcCAGTAATATAGAGGGCCCTGGGTCACTCTATGCTAAGAAGAATAAATGGCATCCCCTGAGGAGTGATGAGCAAATTCTTATTTGACACAAAGGACATTGCTATTGTATGGAGAGATGAGTAGAGGAGGATGAGTGAGGACAACAAATGAAAGCAACTGAGGAAGTCTtgattattctcttcttcttgatcctctcttctctctaagttttgtTGATGCTGCTTTCCACTGTTCTCTTACATCTCTGACCTCTcctccttagtctcctttgctggatctttatcctgATAACTCTAGATGTCTTCTCATCTGCTCTTTTTATACTATTATGTTTGGTGATATAATCAGcacctatggatttaattattatctctaagcAGATGATTCTCAATCTATGTGGCCAGCCTTAAACTCTCTCTTAACCTATAGTCTTACATATCCAACCACTTGTTGAATATCTTAAACTAAATGTCCCATGGaatttttaaactcaacatgtccaaaacttagttcattttcttttctataaaaccCTCCCTTCTCTATTTCTATAGAAGGCACTGTTATCCTCTAACTACTCAAGGTTAAAACCCAGatgtcatcttcattttctcactcttcctcatcctccccaTAGTTATTCTATTGTCAAGACGTGCCAAGTGTATTTTTACAACCTCTCTGTTGTTTTCTGTCATCTGACACTGCCACATCTCTGGTGCAGGATTTCATCACTTCGTGTCATGCCTGGACTCTTGCAATAGTTTTCTGTTTGATCTTTCTTCCACAGGGACCTACCACTTCAGTCTATTCCACTCatctatcaaagtgatcttcctaaaacacaagtctaacCATGGAGCACTATCTATGCCCCATCCCCATTTAATAATATTCAGTGGTTTCCCATTAACACCAGGATCAATTATAAAAAGCTCGgtgtggcattcaaagcccttcctaccATTCCAGTTGTCTTACATTTTATTACTCTCCAGGTGCTCTGTGATcaagtgacactgacctccttactATTTCTCATACAACACATACCATCTTCTGACTTCTGCACTGACTGTGCTTTTTCATTAGCTGTCTCTCATACTCttgacttccctggtttccttgaaATATCAGctgaaaatcccaccttctgaaagaagcctttttTGGTTcaccttaatgctagtgcctttcctctgagattatctcaaaTTCGTAAGTatatagatacagacacagaTATCTTGtttgcaactaggtggcacagaatGCTGgccctgaattcaggaagaccagagttcaaatctggtctctgataTGTGACCTtaactaagtcacttaacctttttttgcctcagttcctcatctgaaaagtgagttggggaaggaaatggcaaagtaatccattatctttgccaagagaaccccaaatggggtcacaaagagtcagatgcctgaaaaatgagtgaaataaaacacaaaatgttaccatgactttttttttcaaatagctcaatttttttcaaagagttgTTGATTGTCTCAATTaggttctttcccttcctcttgttTTCAAAGTAAACCATCATGGTGTCAACAAGAAGGGATATTTATATCTCCTCTTTGCCAttgcttaatattttaatttatttttcccttccctttttgctATCCAAGTATTTCTGGAATTATTccaaaaagccagaaaaaggggaatttttattttctttatgtatttacTGGGAAAGATTCTAGTATTTCCCCCTTGAAAATAATGATAGAGTTTGGTtttggaaatagaaataatataaatgcataatataatatattaattaactGGCCTAATGATACACTCACTTCTACCTTGTTATATATCATATACttaaagtttttaataaattgaaatgaaattcaaaagaaaaaaagtatctgTACTCCCTACATCAATTCTTCTATCCTCAAGGATCTTCAAAGAGAATATATACCCAGGGTTTATCTAAATAAAAAAGACAGAGGTATATTTACTTGTCTGTTTCTGGATATATGGGATTAAAAAAGCTCctcctatttcttcatctgtatgagAATAGTATTCAAGGTAGTTAAAGTCCCCATTAGACTCTGGGCCAAGACAAGGTGATCCTCACTATGTAGATGGCTTCTGATCACTCTTATATCCCACTTTCATTCAAGGCTCATTTTATCTCTGAAATAGGCTTTatcatttcagaggaagaaagcaaaggaaagaagtaggaaaaaagaACTCACAATGTGCAGTCATCATTCTGTTTACATTGTTCTGGTATCTCCATTTTTACCTCCATCTGGACTCTATCATATCCCTCTGTTGTTACTTCAGGATCCCAGAAATCACAGCCTCCAACATGTGGATCATCAAGATAGACAGGAAGTCTTCTAATAGGCTAAGTGAACCCAGTTTAGCCAACTTTCTCAGGCTGATACAACACGGTGTTATGACACCTAACCATTATCCTATGTattatatgcctccttctctctggtACTGCAAgaaccctggtgcaggccctcttTTTCTCACTCTTGTAGTATCGCACTAGCCTTCTGATTGGtatccctgcttcaagtctctcccaactgCAGTCCATTCTCTATTCAGCCATCAAATTAATCTCACTAAAGCACAGATCATCACGCACATACACACCCTCAATTCGATAAAATCTAGGGACTCTCTAtcccctctaggatcaaatataataccctgtttggcattcaaaaac
This Trichosurus vulpecula isolate mTriVul1 chromosome 2, mTriVul1.pri, whole genome shotgun sequence DNA region includes the following protein-coding sequences:
- the LOC118839417 gene encoding olfactory receptor 51A7-like; amino-acid sequence: MSNLNISEGIVSTFLLIGIPGLEHMHIWISIPICLMYITAALGNCTILFIIKTEPSLHEPMYYFLSMLAISDMGLSFSSLPTMLRIFLFNSPGISPNACFTQEFFIHGFTDMESSVLLIMSFDHFLAIRNPLRYSSILTSARVTQLGLVLAIKSILLVLPLPFILKRLIYCKKRLLSHSYCLHQDVMKLACSDNRINFIYGFFVALCMMSDLVFIVISYILILKTVMGIASHGERLKALNTCISHICAVLIFYVPIIVLAAMHRFAKHKSPLTMIIIADVFLMVPPLMNPIVYCVKTRQIREKILGRLGLK